The following proteins are encoded in a genomic region of Glycine soja cultivar W05 chromosome 17, ASM419377v2, whole genome shotgun sequence:
- the LOC114391576 gene encoding uncharacterized protein LOC114391576 codes for MRVAIAKNLFRSFMVGKQSEPVNILQYADDTVFVGHASWDNVIVLKPMLRGLELPSGLKINIAKSQFGIFGLGANWIHEAAQFLNCRHTETETPFHYLGIPIGAKSTSSLVWEPLISQYEAKLSKWNQKILSMAGKVTLINSVLTALPIYILSFFKLPRRIALKLVSLQRNFLWGEGVIKGIRKSLG; via the coding sequence ATGCGGGTAGCAATAGCCAAGAACCTGTTTAGAAGTTTCATGGTAGGGAAGCAAAGTGAGCCTGTAAATATTCTGCAATATGCAGATGATACAGTGTTTGTGGGGCATGCTTCATGGGACAATGTCATTGTTTTGAAGCCTATGCTGAGGGGTTTGGAATTGCCATCTGGATTGAAGATTAATATTGCAAAAAGCCAATTTGGGATTTTTGGACTTGGGGCTAATTGGATTCATGAAGCAGCACAATTTCTGAACTGTAGACATACGGAGACGGAGACTCCTTTCCATTATCTGGGCATTCCCATTGGGGCAAAGTCTACCAGCAGCTTGGTGTGGGAACCTCTGATCAGCCAATATGAAGCTAAGCTATCTAAATGGAATCAGAAAATTTTATCTATGGCTGGGAAGGTTACTCTGATTAATTCTGTCTTGACTGCCCTAcccatatatattttatcttttttcaagcTCCCACGAAGAATAGCTCTCAAACTTGTATCCTTGCAAAGGAACTTTCTATGGGGGGAAGGGGTGATCAAGGGCATAAGAAAATCCCTTGGGTGA